The Salvia miltiorrhiza cultivar Shanhuang (shh) chromosome 1, IMPLAD_Smil_shh, whole genome shotgun sequence genome has a window encoding:
- the LOC131022896 gene encoding auxin-induced in root cultures protein 12-like yields the protein MAASSSLLLLIAVAMALLASPALSLTCKSQTFSQHNLTFASCTDLPTLKASIHWSYDAAAKPMPTLSVAFTAPPAKPEGWVAWALNPTGTGMVGSQSLVAFAAANGSTVVKTYNITSYGPISESPISYGVLSKRAESSKGAITIFAVLALPAGSKAAVNQVWQVGSAVVDGVPAKHAFAPDNLASKNTLQLAGTAEDGGSPSPAPAPIVAAAPGGGVSGNVNGGARAWGSRLGDYGICALLGISIFGF from the coding sequence ATGGCCGCTTCCTCCTCTCTCCTCCTTCTAATCGCCGTCGCCATGGCTCTGCTCGCCTCTCCGGCGCTGTCACTCACCTGCAAATCGCAGACGTTCTCTCAGCACAATCTCACATTTGCCAGCTGCACCGACCTCCCAACGCTCAAGGCTTCTATCCACTGGAGCTATGACGCGGCGGCGAAGCCGATGCCGACGCTCTCCGTCGCCTTCACCGCACCTCCGGCGAAGCCCGAAGGCTGGGTGGCGTGGGCGCTGAACCCTACCGGCACCGGCATGGTGGGCTCCCAATCGCTGGTCGCGTTCGCGGCGGCGAACGGATCTACGGTGGTGAAGACGTACAACATCACCTCGTACGGCCCGATCTCCGAGTCGCCGATCTCCTACGGCGTGCTGAGCAAGCGCGCGGAGTCGTCGAAGGGCGCCATCACGATCTTCGCCGTGCTGGCGCTGCCAGCGGGGAGCAAGGCCGCGGTGAACCAGGTCTGGCAGGTCGGGTCAGCCGTAGTCGACGGCGTGCCGGCGAAGCACGCGTTCGCGCCGGATAATCTGGCCTCGAAGAACACGCTGCAACTTGCCGGAACGGCGGAAGACGGCGGATCGCCGTCACCGGCACCGGCGCCGATTGTCGCGGCCGCGCCGGGCGGGGGGGTGAGCGGGAATGTGAATGGAGGCGCTAGGGCTTGGGGGAGTAGATTGGGGGATTATGGAATTTGTGCGCTGCTTGGGATTTCCATTTTTGGATTTTAG